From a region of the Leptospira kmetyi serovar Malaysia str. Bejo-Iso9 genome:
- a CDS encoding methyl-accepting chemotaxis protein, giving the protein MQNPAQSQKSSIHQIWKDGAVVINRIRLGLVILFSLTLLSVSKTNHPTQVIAHVVGTALMASYCILEFILHRSGKVGVRFQKTLVLLDVNILSLTLMADCSIEPTVSSGILANMLIFFIYFYVMIYSSFLGERGFVLWIGVLAALGIIASMFVAWKGGMILTENPELGKVPGHMIFSVQIVKVTFVFTASIILSQLMKLFGKLTDEGSRLYQDSQVLLNKLTQDRKILESSAENLEASIRKFADFINRTGEKMESQAAAIEEVNAVIEELSASSSSTAHSIETQNLSLGELAGSSEKLDEILKNSASLSEALAIFAKENKADMENVTIAAEKTKSYLVDITNSFNRVDEINRIMSEIADKTNLLALNASIEAARAGVAGRGFAVVANEVSKLAEFTSGNAKSISEIVNQSRKFIEEARIASTETGDMTENQKLKILETVDRIDKMNLFYLEQKSIIQKFVSEVNRIKSTSEEILRSTKEQMLGQREMVQTIGNLGTEINEINEDSGLLQEEIVKIKTQASELRVLSVQSEN; this is encoded by the coding sequence ATGCAGAATCCGGCCCAATCCCAAAAATCCTCCATCCATCAGATTTGGAAGGACGGAGCCGTTGTTATCAATCGAATCCGGCTCGGGTTGGTGATCTTATTTTCTCTTACGTTACTCAGCGTTTCCAAAACCAATCATCCGACTCAGGTGATCGCGCACGTTGTGGGAACCGCCTTGATGGCCAGTTATTGTATCTTGGAATTCATTCTCCATCGATCCGGAAAAGTAGGGGTTCGATTTCAAAAGACGTTAGTTCTCTTGGATGTGAACATTCTTTCCTTAACCTTAATGGCCGATTGTTCCATCGAACCGACCGTTTCGTCCGGGATTCTCGCCAACATGCTCATTTTCTTTATCTATTTTTACGTGATGATCTATTCTTCCTTCTTGGGAGAACGCGGGTTCGTCCTTTGGATCGGAGTTCTCGCCGCGTTAGGAATCATCGCATCCATGTTCGTGGCTTGGAAGGGAGGAATGATTCTCACCGAAAATCCGGAGCTCGGAAAGGTTCCGGGTCATATGATTTTTTCGGTGCAGATCGTGAAGGTGACTTTCGTTTTTACGGCGAGCATCATTCTTTCGCAGTTGATGAAACTATTCGGCAAACTCACGGACGAAGGTTCGAGATTGTATCAGGATTCTCAGGTTCTCTTAAACAAACTCACACAGGATCGCAAAATTTTGGAAAGTTCGGCGGAGAATTTAGAAGCGTCCATCCGTAAGTTCGCGGACTTTATCAATCGAACCGGCGAGAAGATGGAATCCCAAGCCGCCGCGATCGAAGAAGTCAATGCCGTCATCGAAGAACTTTCCGCGTCTTCTTCCAGCACGGCGCATTCGATCGAAACCCAGAACCTGAGTTTGGGCGAACTCGCGGGCAGTTCCGAAAAGTTGGACGAGATCTTAAAAAACAGCGCTTCCCTAAGCGAGGCTCTTGCGATTTTTGCAAAAGAGAATAAAGCGGATATGGAGAACGTCACGATCGCCGCGGAAAAAACGAAATCCTATCTGGTCGATATTACGAATTCGTTTAACAGAGTCGACGAGATCAATCGGATCATGAGCGAGATCGCCGATAAAACGAATCTTCTCGCGCTCAACGCTTCGATCGAAGCCGCGAGGGCAGGGGTTGCGGGTCGAGGTTTTGCGGTGGTCGCAAACGAAGTAAGCAAACTCGCGGAGTTTACTTCCGGAAACGCAAAGTCGATTTCTGAGATCGTCAATCAATCCCGTAAGTTTATCGAAGAAGCGAGAATCGCTTCCACCGAAACGGGAGACATGACCGAAAATCAAAAATTGAAAATTTTGGAAACCGTGGATCGAATCGATAAGATGAATTTATTTTATCTCGAGCAAAAATCGATCATTCAAAAATTCGTTTCCGAAGTGAACCGAATCAAATCCACTTCGGAGGAAATTCTCAGATCGACCAAAGAACAAATGCTCGGTCAAAGAGAAATGGTACAAACGATAGGAAACCTTGGAACCGAAATCAACGAGATCAACGAAGATTCCGGTTTGCTTCAGGAAGAAATCGTAAAAATCAAAACACAAGCGTCCGAGCTACGAGTTCTCAGTGTTCAATCCGAAAATTAA
- a CDS encoding CHRD domain-containing protein yields the protein MLKKGFLFALCILVLPFVVYGKGNTKFVASLKDAAQLNVNARGSVDAILDDETSKLKISGSYEYFGSNATEILILTEGTEAPLCTFKPPYNATNSPWKDWGSCDLNVNQKKDLNAGKLYILIKTIDRTEGQVRGSIVAESKK from the coding sequence ATGTTAAAAAAAGGCTTTCTTTTTGCCTTGTGTATCTTAGTTCTTCCCTTTGTCGTTTATGGAAAAGGAAATACCAAATTCGTCGCGTCCCTTAAGGATGCGGCTCAATTGAACGTGAACGCAAGAGGTAGCGTGGATGCGATTCTCGACGACGAGACAAGCAAACTTAAAATCTCCGGTTCCTACGAATACTTCGGAAGCAACGCGACCGAAATTTTAATTCTTACGGAAGGAACGGAAGCTCCTCTTTGCACATTCAAACCTCCTTACAACGCGACAAACAGTCCGTGGAAGGATTGGGGTTCTTGCGACCTAAACGTAAATCAGAAAAAGGATCTGAACGCCGGAAAACTCTACATTCTCATCAAAACAATCGATAGAACGGAAGGGCAGGTTCGCGGATCCATCGTGGCAGAATCCAAAAAATAA
- a CDS encoding ankyrin repeat domain-containing protein, with the protein MKKKNLKESFRDWFSLNRDRNGLLQKPTSNAFKSSAPLNFYHANFSFELERNRILLLGIFSFAGFLFACSPSLNDLIRKEKNEEAKARILESQEWNRSNDCDSPLELAAETGNLELVRFLLENKADPNHRQTGCAKESILTIDGMYISKEEFFTSSHTPISFAKNLEVAKILIEFGANVNWGGYRQNDPKGIGPAFSEPPLLRAVFHRNYDLAKFLMEKGASTRILNSLTGENEFELWFTSVGIRNKSDRKFYEFLKSKGLKKLEIPSTSSKSTKGTAPAEFFPKERAYIHVPTGTEFKTTPLFSEWEEWYQTDLVLHPSQKKYFHSSEYIWKDTKQSVYEWILEKRIRSKKDHLLN; encoded by the coding sequence TTGAAAAAGAAGAATTTGAAGGAATCATTTCGGGATTGGTTTTCCCTTAATCGAGATCGAAACGGACTTCTCCAAAAACCGACATCGAACGCATTCAAAAGTTCCGCCCCTTTGAATTTTTATCACGCAAACTTTTCTTTCGAGTTGGAAAGAAATCGAATTCTACTTTTAGGAATCTTCAGTTTTGCAGGATTCCTTTTCGCCTGTTCCCCGAGCTTAAACGATCTGATCCGAAAGGAAAAAAACGAAGAGGCTAAAGCAAGAATCTTAGAAAGCCAAGAATGGAACCGAAGCAACGACTGCGATTCTCCGTTGGAACTGGCCGCCGAAACCGGAAATTTAGAATTGGTTCGATTCTTATTGGAAAACAAAGCGGACCCGAATCATAGACAAACCGGATGTGCAAAAGAATCGATTCTTACGATCGACGGAATGTATATTTCCAAAGAAGAATTTTTTACTTCGTCTCATACGCCGATTTCTTTTGCGAAGAATTTAGAAGTTGCAAAAATTCTAATAGAGTTCGGAGCAAACGTGAATTGGGGCGGTTATAGACAAAACGATCCGAAAGGAATCGGACCTGCCTTTTCAGAACCGCCCTTGTTGCGCGCGGTTTTCCATCGAAACTATGATCTCGCAAAATTCTTAATGGAGAAGGGGGCATCGACCCGAATCCTCAACTCTTTAACGGGAGAAAACGAATTCGAACTCTGGTTTACGAGCGTCGGAATTCGAAACAAATCCGATCGAAAATTTTATGAATTTCTAAAATCAAAGGGACTCAAAAAACTGGAGATCCCTTCCACAAGTTCAAAGTCGACAAAGGGCACCGCGCCAGCAGAATTCTTCCCCAAAGAACGAGCCTACATACACGTCCCAACCGGAACGGAATTCAAAACAACACCTTTATTTTCGGAATGGGAAGAATGGTATCAAACGGACCTCGTCCTTCATCCATCCCAAAAGAAATACTTTCACAGTTCTGAATATATCTGGAAAGACACCAAACAAAGCGTATACGAATGGATTTTAGAAAAAAGAATCCGATCTAAAAAAGATCATCTTTTAAATTAA
- a CDS encoding DUF3157 family protein has translation MKKITFLFVLILGLGQLTSEEATTKGGRKVILNSDFTWKYADTNSDKNKTGKPATSMVVLTKSDEQDTELKSESGEFSVWYNSKKWNRAAQKSNKVSEYEFENKKRSGYAMVIFEGLEIPMESFPELLVVNARAIDPNAHLVETTDCKVNGRAGKLIKYAALFSGMKFIFYSFVTSNSKGSIQFTTYTLENRFDLEKEEFEGIISGLVFP, from the coding sequence ATGAAAAAAATAACGTTTCTTTTTGTACTTATTCTCGGGCTCGGACAACTTACCTCCGAAGAAGCGACCACCAAAGGCGGAAGAAAGGTGATTCTCAATTCCGATTTTACTTGGAAATACGCCGACACGAACTCCGACAAAAATAAAACCGGAAAACCCGCGACTTCTATGGTGGTATTGACGAAATCCGACGAACAAGACACGGAATTGAAAAGCGAATCGGGAGAATTCAGCGTTTGGTACAATTCCAAAAAATGGAACCGAGCCGCACAAAAATCGAATAAGGTTTCCGAATACGAATTCGAAAACAAAAAGAGAAGCGGTTATGCGATGGTCATTTTTGAAGGTCTCGAAATTCCGATGGAATCCTTTCCGGAACTTTTGGTGGTAAACGCAAGAGCCATCGATCCGAACGCCCATCTCGTGGAAACAACGGATTGTAAAGTCAACGGAAGAGCGGGAAAACTGATCAAATACGCCGCTTTGTTCAGCGGAATGAAATTTATTTTTTATAGTTTTGTGACGAGCAACAGCAAAGGGTCCATTCAGTTTACGACTTATACGTTGGAGAATCGATTCGATCTTGAAAAAGAAGAATTTGAAGGAATCATTTCGGGATTGGTTTTCCCTTAA
- the ychF gene encoding redox-regulated ATPase YchF translates to MSLNCGIVGLPNVGKSTIFNALTKAGAQMENYPFCTIEPNKGIVEVPDSRLDRLAEIAKPQKIVPAIIEFVDIAGLVKGASQGEGLGNKFLSHIREVDAICHVVRAFEDENVTHVHGKVNPVDDAAVVNMELIFADLDSADKQYQRVAKNAKNGNKEAQEIAVVLEKILDLLKAGKPARLADLKEDEKKIAKSFQLITYKPVMYVANIADKDAAKKDTPLLQQIRQMAKEENAELVILCGRFEEEISGLDRNEQLDFLKEIGETESGLDRMIKTAYKLLGLITFFTAGEVEVRAWTTLIGSTGPKAAAVIHSDFEKGFIRAEVMSYEDLDRAGTQNKVKEEGKLRIEGKEYVVQDGDVIYFRINA, encoded by the coding sequence ATGAGTCTGAATTGCGGCATCGTAGGCCTTCCCAACGTAGGTAAATCCACTATTTTCAACGCGCTTACCAAAGCGGGCGCACAGATGGAAAATTATCCATTCTGCACCATCGAACCGAACAAAGGAATCGTGGAAGTTCCGGATTCCAGACTGGATCGATTGGCCGAAATCGCAAAGCCGCAAAAGATCGTTCCTGCAATCATCGAATTCGTCGACATCGCCGGTCTTGTAAAAGGCGCGAGCCAAGGAGAAGGACTTGGAAATAAATTTCTTTCCCATATCCGGGAAGTCGACGCGATCTGCCACGTTGTGCGCGCTTTCGAAGACGAAAACGTAACCCACGTTCACGGAAAGGTGAACCCGGTCGACGACGCGGCTGTGGTAAACATGGAATTGATCTTCGCCGATTTGGACAGTGCGGACAAACAATACCAAAGAGTCGCAAAAAACGCGAAGAATGGAAACAAAGAAGCCCAGGAAATCGCGGTCGTTTTGGAAAAGATTCTCGATCTTTTAAAAGCGGGAAAACCGGCCAGACTTGCGGATTTAAAAGAAGACGAAAAAAAAATCGCGAAGTCCTTTCAGCTCATCACATACAAACCCGTTATGTATGTCGCAAACATCGCGGATAAAGACGCGGCGAAAAAAGATACGCCGCTTCTTCAACAAATCCGTCAAATGGCGAAAGAAGAAAACGCGGAACTCGTAATTCTATGCGGTCGTTTCGAAGAGGAAATCTCCGGGTTGGATCGAAACGAACAACTCGACTTTCTCAAAGAAATCGGAGAAACCGAAAGCGGACTCGATCGTATGATCAAAACCGCATATAAACTTTTGGGGCTCATCACCTTTTTTACCGCCGGAGAAGTCGAAGTAAGAGCTTGGACCACTCTCATTGGAAGCACCGGACCGAAAGCCGCGGCGGTGATCCATTCCGATTTTGAAAAAGGTTTTATCCGAGCGGAGGTGATGAGTTACGAAGACTTAGACCGAGCCGGGACCCAGAACAAAGTCAAAGAAGAAGGAAAGCTTAGAATTGAAGGAAAAGAATACGTCGTCCAAGACGGAGACGTGATTTATTTTAGAATCAACGCTTAA
- a CDS encoding LIC11612 family fibronectin-binding protein produces MFRSARRQAVAVLLILSIFCFQNVFSETGGLRDRPVSVVFVCEPSSKADKPRFYKSTSLFFKRLKNKRAQENGTAFLVGYGSFASEIPSEQLNLAAQNGYDLYIFPKNITENLPSSANKTLPWIAFASEKKVETSKPTNIPPKSKKSSSKSKKKKTKPKKANVAKDSPKTQTNSTSVSKPVSTSVPTSTDSKTKTKESTPTNSNVENKEPDPKESIPQKSSENAASKKKNVKTKNKTSKTKKNQGNSTAKKSAKRTEPSKDSSSETKNSMKENSDPKKNESSSFELQFDSLKFWFSTLTNAIEFPWESDKILFLTGDQTAEEWSSAFSGKTEEATLIRLLNSPQDLKFNEGIYYTGCASPGIPNGVSVLNFFFRGNRLIRLKQESFSLNSDGSGKSWELE; encoded by the coding sequence ATGTTCCGATCCGCGCGTAGACAAGCCGTCGCAGTTCTTCTGATTCTAAGTATATTCTGTTTTCAGAATGTATTTTCGGAAACGGGTGGTCTTAGAGACCGCCCCGTAAGCGTCGTATTTGTTTGCGAACCTTCTTCCAAGGCGGATAAACCCCGGTTTTACAAATCGACTTCGTTGTTTTTCAAACGACTCAAAAACAAACGCGCGCAAGAAAACGGAACCGCATTTCTTGTCGGTTACGGTTCCTTTGCTTCCGAGATCCCGAGCGAACAACTGAATCTCGCCGCGCAAAACGGATACGATCTTTATATCTTTCCCAAAAACATAACGGAGAATTTGCCTTCTTCCGCAAACAAGACCTTGCCTTGGATCGCATTTGCTTCCGAAAAGAAAGTTGAAACGTCCAAGCCTACGAACATTCCGCCGAAATCAAAAAAATCTTCTTCAAAATCGAAAAAGAAAAAAACAAAACCCAAAAAAGCGAATGTAGCAAAGGATTCTCCCAAAACCCAAACGAATTCGACTTCCGTTTCTAAACCAGTGTCGACTTCGGTTCCAACTTCGACGGATTCAAAAACGAAAACCAAAGAATCCACGCCCACGAATTCAAATGTAGAAAACAAAGAACCCGATCCTAAAGAATCGATTCCTCAGAAATCTTCGGAAAACGCCGCTTCTAAAAAAAAGAACGTTAAAACGAAAAACAAAACCTCGAAAACAAAAAAGAATCAAGGCAATTCCACCGCGAAAAAATCCGCAAAGAGAACGGAACCGAGCAAAGATTCTTCCTCGGAAACAAAGAACTCGATGAAAGAAAATTCCGATCCGAAAAAAAACGAATCTTCTTCTTTCGAATTGCAATTCGATTCTTTGAAGTTTTGGTTTTCCACTCTCACGAACGCGATCGAGTTTCCTTGGGAATCGGATAAGATTCTATTCTTAACCGGAGATCAAACCGCGGAAGAATGGTCTTCGGCTTTTTCCGGAAAAACGGAAGAAGCCACTTTGATCCGGCTTTTGAATTCGCCTCAGGATCTGAAATTCAACGAAGGAATTTATTATACGGGTTGTGCATCTCCCGGAATTCCGAACGGAGTTTCCGTTTTGAATTTTTTCTTTCGGGGAAATCGATTGATTCGACTGAAGCAGGAAAGTTTTTCTCTCAACAGCGACGGTTCCGGGAAATCCTGGGAACTGGAATGA
- a CDS encoding 4-hydroxybenzoate octaprenyltransferase — protein sequence MNITLTSLRQYGSLIKFSHTLFALPFAGIAFTLAFLKTYGRSVLDWIVLSILILLSMVLARSAAMGFNRIVDTDIDAKNKRTQDREIPAGKISKKSAIGFVVLSSLGFFIVSWFINPMAFGLSFPTLIILLGYSLAKRFTWLCHFILGFSIGLAPLATWVAIREEIVLEPLLWTIGLALNLAGFDILYALQDQDFDRKEGLYSVPAKFGRKNSLTIAIVSHVLCIGLLFYAGIVSGLGPVFLIFLAITGYLLFQEHKIARAAGENFFPPKFYQIHSYISLVLFGGLLLDRFFYLVVLG from the coding sequence ATGAACATAACTCTAACATCTCTCAGGCAGTACGGAAGTCTCATCAAGTTTTCTCATACCCTATTCGCCCTCCCGTTTGCGGGAATCGCGTTTACGCTCGCTTTCTTAAAAACATACGGAAGATCGGTTTTGGATTGGATCGTTCTTTCGATTCTCATTTTGTTATCCATGGTTCTCGCGAGATCCGCGGCCATGGGTTTTAACCGAATCGTAGACACCGACATAGACGCGAAGAACAAACGAACGCAGGACCGAGAAATTCCTGCGGGGAAGATTTCCAAAAAATCCGCGATCGGTTTCGTGGTTTTATCTTCTCTCGGATTTTTTATCGTGAGTTGGTTCATCAATCCGATGGCCTTCGGACTTTCCTTTCCGACCTTGATCATTCTTTTGGGATATTCTCTCGCAAAACGATTCACTTGGCTTTGTCATTTTATTTTGGGATTTTCCATCGGTCTTGCACCTCTGGCGACTTGGGTTGCGATTCGCGAAGAAATCGTTCTCGAGCCCTTGCTTTGGACGATCGGACTCGCTTTGAACTTGGCGGGATTCGATATTCTGTACGCGCTTCAGGATCAGGACTTCGATCGAAAGGAAGGATTGTATTCCGTTCCCGCGAAGTTCGGAAGAAAAAATTCTTTAACGATCGCGATTGTAAGTCACGTTCTTTGTATCGGTTTACTTTTTTATGCGGGAATCGTTTCCGGACTCGGTCCCGTGTTTTTGATTTTTTTGGCGATCACCGGATATCTTTTGTTCCAAGAACATAAGATCGCAAGGGCCGCTGGGGAGAATTTTTTTCCGCCCAAGTTCTATCAGATTCATTCGTATATTTCTTTGGTTCTTTTCGGCGGTTTGTTGCTCGATCGATTTTTTTACCTCGTGGTTTTAGGTTAG
- a CDS encoding UbiX family flavin prenyltransferase, protein MKLVLGMAGASGSIYAERFIKALYTLEGTTFFICSSASLRVFREEMECKVSSPRELLDFIENKYSIQNSKHTFEIRNFADIGADIASGSNPWNAMAVLPCSMKTIASINAGLTENLIERAADVTLKERRTLVLVPREAPYNRIHLKNMLELHDAGATILPASPGFYQMPKTLEDLGDFISERVFRLLGMELDLYPRWTPRISED, encoded by the coding sequence ATGAAACTCGTTTTAGGAATGGCGGGGGCCAGCGGTTCCATCTACGCGGAACGGTTTATAAAAGCCTTATATACTCTGGAAGGAACCACGTTTTTTATCTGCAGCTCCGCTTCTTTGCGCGTTTTCAGGGAAGAGATGGAATGTAAGGTTTCCTCTCCTCGGGAACTTTTGGATTTTATCGAAAACAAATACTCGATTCAAAATTCCAAACATACATTCGAAATCCGTAATTTTGCGGACATAGGCGCGGATATCGCGTCGGGTTCCAATCCTTGGAACGCGATGGCCGTCCTTCCGTGCTCGATGAAAACGATCGCGTCGATCAACGCTGGTTTGACGGAGAATCTGATCGAAAGGGCCGCCGACGTGACCTTAAAGGAAAGAAGAACTCTCGTCCTCGTTCCGAGGGAAGCTCCTTACAATCGGATTCATCTCAAGAACATGTTGGAACTTCACGACGCGGGTGCGACGATTCTTCCGGCTTCTCCGGGATTTTATCAAATGCCGAAGACTTTGGAGGATTTGGGCGATTTTATCAGCGAAAGAGTTTTTAGACTCTTGGGTATGGAATTGGATCTATACCCAAGATGGACTCCTCGGATTTCGGAAGACTAA